One genomic segment of Gadus chalcogrammus isolate NIFS_2021 chromosome 3, NIFS_Gcha_1.0, whole genome shotgun sequence includes these proteins:
- the LOC130379570 gene encoding protein GPR108, protein MANRGLFFGAVLLLHVLCGCDARIHTLELKNDTRSIVHLNTFGFNANGSLDVKLLSLSIPDNVDDQKYPVGFSISKSRVNGVLSYTAEEPKTCPLTLKESPNDQPVILFIIDMKMSRVIVRPLGLLDYWLRATMKSEDGSVKDESVRKTRETPEAGAVVPNPLNPTLKDGVQKETKIVPTGQQTVATAIQIKAVTPKPAVDEDDGIQLEKGKEQIIALDKVNGNFHFNITFGPLAEGLYNLNFHYCLKKVPGVDYPYSLSVAVREVNPGGYLSAAEIPLPRLYICMAGVFFTAALIWVYTLMKHRYSVFKIHWLMAALAFTKAVSLVFHSINFHFINTKGHPIEGWAVMYYITHLLKGALLFITLALIGTGWAFVKYILSDKEKKIFMIVIPLQVLANIAFIIIESGEEGSSEYALWKEILFLVDLLCCGAILFPVVWSIRHLQEASSTDGKAAMNLEKLKLFRHYYVMIVCYIYFTRIIAILLKVTMPFQWQWCYEFLVEVSTLIFFVLTGYKFRPASNNPYLQLPLDEEDVEMDEVVTESGALEGITKVKKTSNGRERQRESTL, encoded by the exons ATGGCGAACAGGGGGTTGTTTTTTGGTGCGGTTCTGTTGCTACACGTCCTGTGTGGATGCGACGCCAGGATACACACACTGGAACTGAAG AATGATACCCGGTCGATCGTCCATCTTAATACGTTTGGGTTTAACGCCAACGGATCTCTAGATGTGAAGCTACTTTCTCTGTCCATCCCAGATAATGTTGATGACCAAAAGTACCCA GTTGGTTTCAGTATCAGCAAGTCTCGTGTGAATGGAGTACTCTCTTACACT GCCGAGGAACCCAAGACATGCCCTCTCACCCTCAAAGAGTCGCCCAACGACCAGCCCGTGATCCTATTCATTATTGATATGAAGATGTCCAG GGTCATTGTGCGGCCTTTAGGTCTCCTGGACTACTGGCTTAGAGCAACCATGAAATCCGAGGACGGCTCTGTCAAAGACGAAA GTGTGAGGAAGACCAGGGAAACTCCTGAAGCTGGAGCTGTAGTTCCCAACCCACTTAACCCAACGCTCAAAGATGGTGTTCAGAAAGAAACCAAGATTGTTCCAACGGGGCAGCAGACTGTGGCAACCGCAATACAAATCAAGGCTGTCACACCAAAACCTGCAGTAGATGAGGACGATGgcatccag CTGGAGAAGGGCAAAGAGCAAATTATCGCTCTGGATAAAGTTAACGGCAACTTCCAT TTCAACATCACATTTGGTCCCTTGGCTGAGGGTCTGTACAACCTCAACTTCCACTACTGCCTCAAGAAGGTGCCTGGAGTGGACTACCCCTACTCCCTCAGT GTGGCGGTGAGGGAGGTGAATCCTGGTGGCTACCTGTCTGCTGCAGAGATCCCCCTTCCCCGCCTCTACATCTGTATGGCTGGAGTCTTCTTCACTGCTGCTCTGATCTGGGTCTACACTCTGATGAAGCACAG ATACAGTGTGTTTAAGATCCACTGGCTGATGGCAGCACTCGCCTTCACCAAGGCTGTCTCCCTGGTCTTCCATAGT ATCAACTTCCATTTCATCAACACAAAGGGACACCCCATCGAAGGCTGGGCCGTCATGTACTACATCACACATCT GCTGAAGGGtgccctcctcttcatcaccctgGCCTTGATCGGCACCGGCTGGGCCTTTGTCAAGTACATCCTGTCTGACAAGGAAAAGAAGATCTTCATGATTGTCATCCcgctccag GTGCTGGCCAACATCGCCTTCATCATCATCGAGTCTGGTGAGGAGGGCTCCAGTGAATACGCTCTGTGGAAGGAGATCCTCTTCCTGGTGGACCTCCTCTGCTGCGGAGCCATCCTCTTTCCTGTGGTCTG GTCCATTCGTCACCTACAAGAGGCCTCCAGCACTGATGGCAAAG CGGCCATGAACCTGGAGAAGCTCAAACTCTTCCGGCATTACTACGTCATG ATTGTATGCTACATCTACTTCACGCGCATCATTGCCATTCTGCTCAAAGTCACCATGCCATTCCAGTGGCAGTGGTGCTACGAG TTCCTGGTGGAGGTCTCCACCCTGATCTTCTTCGTGCTGACGGGCTACAAGTTCCGCCCGGCGTCCAACAACCCCTACCTCCAGCTGCCCCTGGACGAGGAGGACGTGGAGATGGACGAAGT